ATGTGAATCATGTATATTGTTGATTCTTTACAATACATGTTTATCTTGTTGATGCTTTACGGTAACAAGATATACTGTATTGTTGGGCATGCTTGCGAAGTGATGTGTTATGTACGAGTATTTGTCTCATAAACGGGTTAACAGGAATCGTCTAGATCTAGTTTTGCAGGACAAAACAACATATCCACAATGTTATTGCTGATAGGTTTATACTTCTGGTTAATACTTCAGTGGCTAGAAGAACCAGGTCACAGGCTTTGTAGTCCTTTATCCTGATCACTGCGGCCTTTTCTCGCTTGGGCTGGTGGCATTCCAACCTGCGGCCTGTATCCGCTATGTATTTACCTGTTTTTGTTCAGCTGTCACAACGGTCTTGCCGCCATGACAGGATAAAGAAAGATCTCTCTTGTTTCTGTCTTGTCTTGCATTCCCAGAGTATTTCTGATAGGCTTCCTTGATATATGTTATACCATGACAAGATCTTGACCATACATCTAGTTCCGGGCGTATTCTTGATTTGTGACATTTCTTTATCTAATCATAACCTCCTGCGTAAACATTTTTGAAACGATGTTTTCTACCGCATACTGTTGAGTTCTGGGTGTTCGCTGTTTCTGTTGCTGATGTATAACGTTGTTTATATAATTATCATAATTAATCCGGCTCTTATACTGAAGGCTGATACAACGCTTTCAAAGGATCTAAAACCCTTTGGCTATCTTCTATTCAGAAGAATTAATTCGTGAATTCAATTGAGACGTGAACATCATTCTCATTCGTAACGGTATAGTCCTGAAAGGTGTGTTATTGGATGTTATTGCTGGATTTGAAAGGATTTGAACCGTTGATCCCTTAGATTACTTTATGAAAAGACGCGTTTGTGTTTCTGCTCTGGAATACAGAGTGAAGTTTATACAAGCCGTCTAGAaagctgcagtgcgaagtagaaTATGCGTGGAGTGTTCTTTTCAAACATTCAGGAGTGATACATGTGTCCTGGTGTATACATAAATTTCCAACTGACAAGTTTATAGCAGCCGTCTAGAAAGACGATGTGAAGTGGAATATTCGTCGAGCGATGTGTTGACTGATGTGTTCTTTTCAAACATTCATGAGTGATACATGGGTCCTGGTGTATACATTAATTTCCAACTAACAAGTTTATAGCAGCCGTCTAGAAAGACGATGTGAAGTTAAACATTCGTGGAGCAATGTGTTGACTGATGTGTTCTTTTACAAAAATTCAGGAGTGATAAATGTATCCCGGTGTAAACATATATTTCCACCTAACAACTTTTCCTATATCCGTGCTGAAAGCAACATTTATATCACGATTCCACTGGAACATGAAAACGAAGCAGGGATGGATTTGTACGGTCGCATTGCGCTCGTTTTTCATGTCCACTCAAGTTGAGTTTCTTGACGAGTCGTGACCAGAATATATACACACCACCCAACCTCAGAATCTGTATGTCTTACAAGTACAACTTTTGCTACGCTGAACGACTTAGGCAGTCTTGTTCTGCCTGGATTTAGAAATCATAAACAGAAACATGAAATGGGATGGCCGAGGGGaaatcaaaatattgcattgcaCCCAATCCGTATGAGGTCGACGGCTTGAAGGCTTACCCTGCCTGTCAGTACACGCCAAATCTGATATGGTAGAACTACCCCCAAGTTATGACCACCATGGTTTGTGTCAGGATTATAAAGACTGGTTGTCTACATGTGCGGGCATGAATTCGAAGCCAAAATAGAATTAAAAAGTTTTGGCGCCTTCATCTCACCAAGTCTACCTAGCTTCTTTATAACTTGTTACCAGCGGGAATAGCATATTAGCCAGACAGTTCGGAGTTTTCAATTTCACCCGTATCAGGCTTGGTGGGGTTATTTATTTTTATGGTACTGTTTTTTTCACTCCGATGCCAGTTTTATGTTTACATCGAAGACTATCAAAGTTGATTTGGCTTGATGCATTGGTTTGTTACAAGATAATGGTTTGAGATAAAAATACGTTCTTATTACAAAGCCTGGCTTAACTGATGGCATCCATCCAGGCCACAGTCTTTACATCTGTGTTAAGAGGCGTTGTCACACCGTTTTCTGGACAAGGTTCTGGATACTGTTCTCCAATCAATGCCTTGCAACGATGCAGGCCAACTCCCAACGCTGATATCAAATGGCTCTTAAAAAGTATCCTAAGCTTCTAAAAGGAAAATAAGCTGGACCAATATCAAAGTTGCCATATTTCCAAGTACATCACCAACAGCATGAAATGTATCTACATCTAGCCGTTTATATATCCGGTTCTAGAACTCCAACTTGAAAGTACGTATTTTGGTCCCAAAACATTCATTGCCTTTGACCGCTCCCTCGCAACCTAATAAAAGCCTGCCATGAGTGATCTCATGTCTAAAACAGCCCAAAAGCCAGGGCACCACTTTCTCTAACTATCGTCTATATTGCAAGTCTCTTATTATCTACTTTGGCCAGTCGTAGACGTATCTTAAGGCTAGCCGAGAAAATTTAGAACTTCCATTATTTCACCTCTTATCTTCTTCTTTCCGCGAACAGAAACCGCTCACTTTATTCCGAGTAACCCACAGCCTTATCTTCAGCTAGATAACAGTTCGATTCAAAGCCGGAATAAATGTCGCTATCTGTGAAAGAGGATGCTGATATGGGGGCCTTCGCGAATGAGTGGCTACAGAATTCATCAAAAAGATGGTATATCTCATCTCACAATTGACGACTGAGCCTTCACGAATAACATGCTCTCACACGGAAATGTACTTTGAGCCCATCAACAACGTACCTGCTTGAGTAATACAAGGTGCAAATAGTCTCCTGGCCAtggcagagggagagagagacaagtAACTCAACGAAGTCCAGTTAGCCGACAGTTGGTGGAAGTTGTTAGCTAACTTCTACCAGGCCTTGCTACCGGGGAATGCGGATCATAGAATTCGGCAAAAGGGTGAATAATTGGTCAGGAGAGTAGGTGCACAGGAAGGTTAACATACCCCCTCCTAACTGTACATGCCAATAAAGCCCTATGGTGGTCACATACACTCCCCTGGCAATTTTTCCTAATGGCCAGTGTAAGTTactctggtagagactagttgtTAGCATGCAGGTCTTGCAACTGACAAACCCAGGTACCCAATTAAAGTGGAGTCATTGTAGATGTCACAACGGTAACTAAAGGCGAAATATTACTCTAAATTGCTTATGGAAACAATTATACTTGGGTAATAATAAAGACTATGAAACCACAAAGGAAGAAAGTGAAACTGATGTATTTCAAACTATAAATGCATTCTCAAAACATTAGGCCGTCACCGCTCATAtcgggcgggggggggggggtaccttTCTCCTGAGTGTTCGAAAGCAAATTAAAACTGGTGTACGATTTCAATTGAACTCAACACTTATCAAATGCGTTGACATTTTTGTAATTGATTGATTGGAGGACCGGAAAATGTCAGCACACTGTTTGCATAGGGCAAGACGGGTAATAGAGCGTCTCATCCACGCTCTAATTGTCGAAGTAGTCTACATGCACATAGACTATACTGTTAACCCCAACTACTACACTAAATACTTACTGATGAATGTTGTTTCGTCTTTGATAGCTCATTCTAGATTCTGAGTTACGTTCTGAGTTTTCTTTCATGTGGCCATTCCTCAACTATGAAATTATCAAGCTTTACATTAAGCACAAGAAGAAACTGGCTATGCTTTGCAGCGTAGTTTTTTAAATGAAAGTTCCGATCTCTTGTGACTTTCATGGAATATATGCATTGTACCTAATCTCTCTAGTTTTATTAACGTTGCTTTATCGTGGACCTGGTAAGCACCACAGTTCCCACTGCGCCTGTCTTACATTGTGAGCCTCTCGGCTATCTCCACTCCGCCGACTCATGACCTCATGACCCTTCCATCTCCTATGACTTACTTTAAGTGAAGGGTATTTGGGGCACCATAGGCATATAATTACATTTTCCTACATGGTGCTAATGTTCTGCCCTTTCAATCCACGGGCAGTCCCTTTCTATTAGAATGCCTGGAAGTtcatttgactttgaaaatatCAGATTGTTTCGAGCACAGTCAAATGGAGAACTTTTGTGTTTTGCTTTTCAAATCACGTCGCATCATGAAGCCTTGCCCTTGGTGCGGAAAACCCGCATCTATCTTAGTTTGAATACttaataaaatgtatttttcacatttaaacCCGAATATATACTTTAAGGGAATACCTCACTATTTTAATGGCTAGACAGGGTGCCCAGCTGGCTTACCTGCCATTACATTGGCGACGTTCACGTCAAACTTTCCCAGTCCCCACCGCCGTTTGATTCATCAAGTAACGCCAGCAGGCCAAACGTTGGATTTGTAGCACGTAGTAATGAACGACGGGCTCTGGTACGCGTACACCCTTCCTTAATGGACAACTGAGCAGACTATTTGTCATGATATACTGCAAAACAGCTGAAGGATACAGAGCTGAATGAGACATAATGAACCAATGGCGCATGATTGAATCACAGTCTTGCATGTCTTAATCAAGTTCCTAATGCAATGAGATCTGTAACGAAATGATTATGAACGATTTGTTTTTTATATCCTTATATCCAATTGACATCAAAAGAAAATTGTCTATCATGTGTGATGACATGCAGTTTCTTGTAAAATGAAGACTTCAGTGACTTACAGAAGCCATTTTATTTATCTAAAGTGCTGTCTGTGTAACATAAACTCCACTGTCAAGTGCTGGAACTGGCCCCTCCTCACAGGGAACTAGTCAGATCTAATCAGGCTATCTAAAGTGTATTTGAATATGTGGTCATATGTGCCATATTCCCCTTTGTACTTTTCTAACAATTTCATTACATAGTCCAGGTTGCCCATCAGTAGTTATAAGCACCATATTAAAAGTACCACCTGAGACATATGTGCGAGTATTCTTGGCAGCTACAAAGGACTACGTCAATCTGTATTCAGTAGAAGTAGCTGAAAATTGGACTCACAACAGACATTCATCGCACTCTCCAACGGTTGTGTGCTATTCTCTAAGGAACTAATGGTCTGAGATTGGTGCGGAATAAACTCCGAGCGGTGAAAAGAATGAAATTCGGTGAAATTCGAAACACACTCTGAATACCAATTTGTAGAAAATATGTACATCTGGTCCTTTAATGGCATAGAAACTACCGAAATGATGTAAATGCTCTGCTGGAGTCTGCATCATGAACGGAGTTTCGCGTCGTACCATGTAATTTAACTATGTTCTCCGCTTCCTGGGTGTTACAAATTGGTGGAGATGTGCAAAGGCGGCCCTTCCCTTGCAAAATGGGAACCTTAAGCTTATGAAAAATGGGAAAACACTAGCTTCTGTACACCTGACCCTGAGATTGGTTTATGACAATCTAAGGGTGAACCAGAGAGCATGTCCGATTGGTTAAAGGCAGACTACAGAAGTTAAAAATTCCAGCTAACATTTACAACTTACAAACCAATCATTATTTAATATCCACGAGAAAGTTAACTTTACTGAATGCAGAAAATATCGTAATAAAGGTCAAGTAATTGAGTTACGTCGGACTATTTCGTTTTTGAAATGAGTTCCGTCCAAGAGATGTAATATATCAATGTCATGATAGTCGATCTTCTGTCGAGAGGAACCATCTTTTTCTCGTCAGGTTCTTAACGTTTCCGTAGTCAGGTGAGCATGACTTGCAACTTTGACCGCCGGTACTCTCCATCTCAGTCCACTCTCATTGTCGTCAATATAACTGCTTTTTCGTTCAACTTAGAAGCCACAAAACATCTATCCGCCTTCGTTTTGGAATATACGACCCTGTCGGTTCGTTCCAGCCATGACATGTTGCCACTTTTATCAAGTAAAGCAGCTGTCGCCACGAGACAGATGTTCTGATAACGTCCGACAGCACAGTGATGTACTAGCCATTAGTTCTCCGGCTTCCTTGTATGAAGCCTCAACACGAATTGATGCCGAAAGGCTCCACGGTTGGAGAGGAGTTTGACGTGTTTTGCCTGCGTTTGTAAGTAGTTTGAGAGGTTTGGCCTTGAATACTGGCGCTACTTTAGTGGCCAGGGGGTTTGAAGTAGGTTTCATTGACGCTGATAAACATCAGAAAATGCTGAAGAAAGTTCGTGATCATTTGTCACCTCTCTGGTCTTCATTTATTGCCCTTATGGGTATATTTTACCATTAAGTGGTAGTAGACCCCAGGTTATCATTTTACTTTTaatcaagatacatgtatcaattatAGAAGTAAAGTGATTTTCTATCCATATCATAACTGTAAATACGcatgctgccgcgccgcgtgcctgcgaagctggtgtgttacgccgaacggcggttataccggctatatagatacagatacagatgttttTGTGCACCATCTCAACTTTACATATGAAATAGAATATAAACATTATATAATCACGAAATACGACGTTACCAGACCGCGTACCGTGAAGTAAGGACACCATTCACTCCGTGCATCCATTACCTTCATGAACACCCCATAATATAGCAGCATGTCCACAACCCTAATGGTGCTCCAGGATTTCCATACGTTTCCAATATCTTTTCATCACCCACAAGGGTATGATATCAGTGTCTATCATACTCCCAAGACGGATATCTGTACCTGCTAACGTAAAAACTTCACCTCATCAATTTTCTAGTAACATTTCTTACCAGATTGAATACGTAGGTAACATGTTGAAGTCTTAAATTCATCGGTACATTTTTAACCAGGGGCAGCGTAGCCAGATTACATCCCGCTTTGACGGCAGGATAAGTCATATACTCTGAACCACGTCGAGATTGATTTATGTCTTCAGAATTCTGTTTTGTAAGTGGTGCTATACATTACTGTGCTGTATGTCTTAGGGATATATTGAGACGGTTTGATAAATGGTTAGGGCCCGAGCTGGAAGGTACTGTTGTCCGTACACAGGATTATGGTGTTGTGGGTATCTTTAACCGTGTGACGTAAATGGGGTGCATTACTTAGCACGAGTTTTCAAACTCAAGGAATATTTCACAACAAACCAATTTATAGATTTCTATAATATTTTTGTAAACGATGCTTAGTATATAGTGCAGATCGTCTACCAccgtagcctgggtaccatccggaaagtttttcgctccggcgttcattatatactataaacagtcgcttctagctcttacattcattgtacactatagtatatacagtcgcttcttcagaagcgaacataggagcgaactactatccgtatggtacccaggctactaccACCGAGCATTTCTGAAGCTTTAACGTACCATACATTAATAATATGCGAGTACCCAAGGGATGATGTCACGTTTGGTGCCACAATGCCACCATGCGGTAAGGAGTAGGTCATTACGCCTTGATGAAGACAAGTTAGTAATACGCAAACGTTAGCTAAAGTTAAACGTTTGTTAAAGAATACTTATTTTAGTAACATATTCTAAATTAACAATGTTCTCTATATTCTTGAATCCAGGTCTCTGAGATGGGGAATCTGCAGAGCCAGGTCGGCAAACGTCATGGAGATTCGAGTAAGTCTTACTGAAAAGTTTCTTACACTTTTCCACACATCAAGACTGACCTGGAACCTAGCCTGATTTGCGTGGTCCTTTATGCTATATACAGAATTAGAAAGATAGTCGTTAAAGTCGGTAATTTGGCGTATCAGATAAATTTTTAGTTATAGTAACTGGAGGAGAACATCATTCTAACATTTCGTTGATGTCCTTTTCTGTTATTGATTGTTTATCTAAAAATATGTGGCCTCACACATGGTCATTTTATATCCAACGGGAGCTAGTAATGTCCACCAGCGGCACATTGGTACGATTACCATTGCATTTTATGGCGATGTAATGGTTGCTAAATGGGCTGTAGACATCATGATATTGCCCAGCGTATTCCAAGGCACCTCTACTAGTCTACTCAGAAGTCTCCATAGACAGAACATTTACACTAGAAGTGATGCTATGGTAGAGGACTTTATTTCAAGGCCAAAGTAAACATTGTTATTTGGCCAAATCAGAATGGAAATTGCTTTCATTGGATATTTCTAGTTTTAGAATTTTATTGTGAATGTACTTGTTTACTttcagttttgtttcttttatacgACATTGCTGTATTCTAATTTCAGGGCCCGACAACAATTCAAAGTTTGACGAAATTTTGAGCAGATTTTCGCATGATGACAGAAACAACCATCGCACGACCAGTTGAGTCCGACGTGTCCAtgagtttcttttattttctttcatttcgtttcatttaattttattcattttctttcacattCATTTGTTATCTTTTTACTTTCTTCACCTTTTAGAAGTTTTGTAGGTCCTTGAGGACCAAAAAGttcataaaataaaaaggaaagctATCCATCTTCCTACCCTGCATAccggaaccccccccccctcccccgtaaTATCTTAGGGTATTAACACCATCTCCCTTTTCCAGGGCCCAGAAACGGACGGGCCAGAAGTTCCGGATCTCTCCAGTTCGGGATGTCTAGATCAGAGGAGGACGTTCGCGAGAAGACTAAAGAAAAGAGTCATAGTAAGTTTTTAACTTGTACTAAATACATCCGTCATTTTGAAATGAATGACTTTTCCTAACTTCAATGCTCAAACATGGCATAAATTTAATCCCAACCAAAATTCGACTGATGACGACTTGTAATTAACCCTCCTCTTAACATCCCAAAACCACACATTATCGAAAAGGTGGCATCTttcgtcttctactgtctcagaaaaagaagtcaaactcaaTAGCAATAagttttttgctttgtttagtGTATTTGAATTTATCACTAGAGTTAGTCGCTTACTATTAATTTACTGTTTACCACTGTTTGTCtgtcactttttgtcacttgcaattagccctcgggcaagaacttgcaataaactatcTTATCAATTCTTGTCATAATTATTTCCAGGCTTCTCCGGCTTGAAGGACAGTCTGAGACGGTCCTTCCGGGTGCCGTCTAGAGACGAGCAGGAGAGAAGACCGAAGGGGAAGCCCAAGGACAGGACGCAAGTGGTCATGGGAAGCTGGGCAGGAGGAGAGGATGCTGGGAGAAAGAAGCGGAGTAACTCCCGGGATTCGGGTGGAGGTCACAGGCAGGCTGGCAGAACTTGCAGTAAGTGTcgtgtgttcaaaaatttgttcaagatatttGTAAGGAGTTTAAAGCTTTCCATCCAGCATATTGTAAGCTTGACCTCCACATGACAGCTCTTTAAAAATTCTAATATGTAATTGTTCTTGTTGAGATATCATACACGTAAGAGACTCATGCATGCGTAATTGTGTTGTTGTCTCACGTTCAGTTTTACAAACCATTTCCTTGCCATAGATTAATAGTGAATTTCTGTAAGGTTCCGGGAGCAACCGAAGCGGTTCGGGTCGGCAGTCGGGTGGTTCCGTGAGACGTACGGCCAGCACCGGGAGTTCTCGGAGAGGTTCGGCGGGGTCCAGAAGATCCAGTGGGAAGAGAAGGGATGATAGCAAATCTTTCATCTCATACTTTTCTTAGACACAACATTGTGTGGAGGACCGGGATGAGCCAGTTAATCTATTTGTATTTAGGTTAACAAGAAAAAAGCAACAAGACAACACTTTCAAGACGTCAACGTACAAAAGAACATACATGATAGGAAGAGATGAGGCCAGAGGCTAGAGCTTTAAATGATCGTTCATATTACCTATTTCTTCATTATGATAATTGCTTTGATAGCATGTAATGTGTTGGACACAATATCTATGCAGACGTTTGATATTGTATCTAAAGAGTACACCTTTTGCACCAAAT
The window above is part of the Branchiostoma floridae strain S238N-H82 chromosome 14, Bfl_VNyyK, whole genome shotgun sequence genome. Proteins encoded here:
- the LOC118431068 gene encoding uncharacterized protein LOC118431068 isoform X2, with the translated sequence MGNLQSQVGKRHGDSRPRNGRARSSGSLQFGMSRSEEDVREKTKEKSHSFSGLKDSLRRSFRVPSRDEQERRPKGKPKDRTQVVMGSWAGGEDAGRKKRSNSRDSGGGHRQAGRTCSSGSNRSGSGRQSGGSVRRTASTGSSRRGSAGSRRSSGKRRDDSKSFISYFS
- the LOC118431068 gene encoding uncharacterized protein LOC118431068 isoform X1 codes for the protein MGNLQSQVGKRHGDSRPDNNSKFDEILSRFSHDDRNNHRTTRPRNGRARSSGSLQFGMSRSEEDVREKTKEKSHSFSGLKDSLRRSFRVPSRDEQERRPKGKPKDRTQVVMGSWAGGEDAGRKKRSNSRDSGGGHRQAGRTCSSGSNRSGSGRQSGGSVRRTASTGSSRRGSAGSRRSSGKRRDDSKSFISYFS